From Bacillus basilensis, a single genomic window includes:
- a CDS encoding DMT family transporter — MLYITIAILAGVSIVVARIINANLAKKIGNWEGTFFNYITGLFFSMLFLIFSSDSLYIPMHTLQSIPIAVYLGGLVGVIVISLSNYITPKISAFYLTLLIFIGQLFAGTIIDFFLTNELSTGKIIGGVFVLVGLTYNLLVDRPLKTVKNSHVQL; from the coding sequence ATGTTATATATTACGATCGCTATTTTAGCTGGTGTTTCTATCGTTGTTGCTAGAATTATTAACGCGAATTTAGCAAAGAAAATTGGCAATTGGGAAGGAACTTTTTTCAATTATATTACTGGCTTATTTTTCTCTATGTTATTTTTAATTTTTAGTTCAGATTCATTATATATTCCAATGCATACGTTACAATCCATACCTATCGCTGTATATTTAGGCGGATTAGTAGGCGTTATCGTTATTTCATTATCGAACTATATTACTCCTAAAATATCAGCATTTTATTTAACGTTACTCATCTTTATCGGACAATTATTTGCAGGGACTATCATTGATTTCTTCCTGACAAATGAACTCTCAACTGGAAAGATTATCGGCGGTGTTTTCGTATTAGTCGGGCTTACTTACAATTTACTCGTTGATCGTCCCCTTAAAACTGTTAAGAATAGCCACGTTCAACTATAA
- the yeiL gene encoding transcriptional regulator YeiL, translating to MKKVCNSIKLAEYMKQNNIDSFFSNDMNPYMELIFFKKNEFICRENEEIDYLYFFVEGKAKAFNTLSNGKSVLLCFYDSLQLLGDVELIHSQRITSNVQVMADSYCVALPLGKVRNQLFHDAKFLRCICGSLAHKLNRLSKNSTINLLYPLENRLASYMLAAGERAVQHGNRIVFSGNLTETAELLGTSYRHLLRTLNIFCDKEIIKKNNGCFEVVNVDVLRELAADVYK from the coding sequence ATGAAGAAAGTATGTAATTCTATTAAATTAGCAGAGTATATGAAACAAAATAATATTGACTCCTTTTTTAGTAATGATATGAATCCGTATATGGAACTAATATTTTTTAAAAAGAATGAGTTTATTTGTAGAGAAAATGAAGAGATAGATTATTTATATTTTTTTGTTGAAGGAAAAGCGAAAGCGTTTAATACATTAAGTAACGGGAAATCTGTATTATTATGTTTTTATGACAGTTTGCAGTTACTTGGAGATGTGGAGTTAATTCATTCACAAAGGATCACTTCAAATGTACAAGTAATGGCAGATTCATATTGTGTTGCTTTACCATTAGGAAAAGTGAGAAACCAGCTATTTCACGATGCGAAATTTTTAAGATGTATTTGCGGATCGTTAGCACATAAATTAAACCGACTTTCAAAAAATAGTACAATTAATTTACTATATCCACTTGAAAATAGACTTGCGAGTTACATGTTAGCAGCAGGAGAACGAGCAGTACAGCACGGAAATAGAATTGTATTTAGTGGGAATTTAACGGAAACAGCGGAATTGTTAGGGACGAGTTATCGGCACTTATTACGTACATTAAATATTTTTTGTGATAAAGAGATTATAAAGAAAAACAATGGTTGCTTTGAAGTAGTGAATGTGGATGTTTTGAGGGAATTGGCGGCAGATGTTTATAAATAA
- a CDS encoding DMT family transporter — MKYKGDITLYNFLSVFIGVLIAVMLPLNGILSELIGKYTASVVIHLVGLIAVIFVLIINKNKIHFDKSIPLFLYSAGAIGVFTVLFNNISFSVLGASITIALSLLGQSITSIVIDHFGLLGMKVAKFEKKKLIGLCFISSGIIIMTIY, encoded by the coding sequence ATGAAATATAAAGGGGATATTACATTGTATAACTTTCTTTCTGTCTTTATTGGTGTGCTCATCGCCGTTATGCTCCCATTGAATGGGATTTTATCTGAGTTAATTGGCAAGTATACAGCAAGCGTTGTCATTCATCTTGTCGGTTTAATTGCAGTTATTTTCGTTTTAATCATAAACAAAAATAAAATCCATTTTGATAAAAGTATTCCACTTTTTTTATATAGCGCTGGAGCGATTGGAGTATTCACTGTTCTGTTTAATAATATAAGTTTCTCCGTCCTTGGTGCCTCTATTACGATTGCATTAAGTTTACTCGGCCAATCCATCACTTCCATCGTTATTGATCATTTCGGCTTATTAGGAATGAAAGTTGCAAAGTTTGAAAAGAAAAAGCTAATTGGATTATGTTTCATCTCTTCTGGAATTATAATCATGACAATTTATTAA